Genomic segment of Cygnus olor isolate bCygOlo1 chromosome 20, bCygOlo1.pri.v2, whole genome shotgun sequence:
AACGCAGAATCTCCTGGAAGCTCAGCTTCCTTCTTTCCTGATGGTGAACGGTGAGACGCGGGGCCAGGTGTCTGCTGCCCAGCCTATAACCCATTCCTCGCCACGGCCAGACATGAACGCTCAGGAAGAATATATGAAACAGCACATATATACTCTGTAAACAGCATACATATACTCTATAAGCAAATTAATTCCctctaaatatttccttttccatgtcTCCTTCCCCTGTGGgataaacatgttttttctaTCTGGTTTACCGTGCTCAAGCTTAAGTCATTTCTGACAGATATTGATGTGCTTGCTGGCTACATTATGAGGTATTTATGACCCCGTGCTTTCTGCAATTCAGACAGGTTCAGAATGAGCCTTGAAAGGTGGAAGTACGTCTCAGAGCCCTACACCCCTCTGTGCAGCATTGCTTGTTGCTGAGCCCACATGATTGCTCCTGCATTACGAATAGAAGTACTGGAGcttcacagctcctgctgctgctggctccgcaGCTGGGCACGGGGTAGGTTCCCTCCTGAATTCTCTCATTATTAATATCACAAACCAAGCTGTTCTGAGAGCGGTGTCCCATTAATCATTttagctctgctgctttcttcactttgcttcctctttctgcGCCTGAGCATTCTTCAGCGACGCTGGGCTCTGTGCAATGCACTGCTAAAATCTACAGCTCTGCTAAGGCAGGGAGGGAACAACCTGAGCAAGCTGGGGGCAAGGACACATCTGCCAGCCACAGCTGCATTACAGAAGGACAGAACGTGCTGCACTGGCTGAGGGTGGTATGGGCTTGAAAGCAGAGCCCCCCCATTACATTTTCACCTGGGCTTGAATATTCCAGAGTGCTGGCAACACTGGATAGACATAATAAAAGTGAGGATATCTAATAAAAAGTGAAGACAGCTTGCCAGGATTGTCCTAGGACTGCTGATGACCACTTGAGCTCTGCTCACGTTTCAGAGCACTGcatcatttctctctctccctttattTCTACCTCCGATCCTGCTGCGTTTTACAAGCAAAGGTCTTCACCATGCTGAGCATCCGGCTCTGCATTACTTAGCAAAGGACCAAAAGATGCTTACAGAGCATCTTACTGAAAACCTGCCTCTGCTAGCACCCCATTCCCTGAATCCCTCGAGGGCCTATTGCATGTTCCTAGGTGTGAGCTGTCAGAGCGGCatgcagcatcctgcagcaaaCCCAAACCTCCCCCTTACACTCAGTGCCCTTCCTAACTTTCAGAACAGGGTGGGATCTCTTTGCCATCACCTTTGCCCTTATCAGAagtgggggttttgttttgcagaagtcCTTCCTGGAATGCTGGGCTGCATCCAACAGCTGGATCGGACACTCAGCCCTGCAGTGCCAAAGCCACCCAAAGCACAGCAATGGTTCCCACCTGGCTCCCTCCGAAGCCTCACGCCACTGCTTGCCTTCGTACCTTCCACTTTGCTGGTGCACTGCAGCTTTCATCCCCGAGCAAATGCTTTCCAGCAATTTCTGCTGAGTCAGAGAATGCCTCCACgagggctgctgcttctccacgTGGGAATGCGCTCCTAGGGAATAATTACAGAGAGTTTAAACAGGGACGTGCAGTAGCCAAATTGCTTCACACTCAGGCGCCTGGCCAGCAAGGCAAAACCCAAAGCTGCTTGTTAGCACTGTAAGAAAATACTCTGCACCTGCGCCCACTGTGGGCGTACACCACCCGTGGGCTAAGAGCACTGCTGGCATCACAGCGTCCCAGGGCTGAAACGAGTGCTTACAGCTTGCTTACAGCTCTGTGGGTCCGACAAAGTGAGCCACTCTGCAGGCAGCGGGGCGTACGCTGACCGAGCATCCATGTCCATGTCCTCTTCTTGCAGCCATGCCCATGACAGGGTTTGGGAAAGTTTTCATTCCCCTCTGGTGCTGGATTTCAGAGCATGCTGCACGGCAGAAAGCTGCTTCCCAACGCTCCGCTTCTGCAAGAGGAATGATGGCAACATGCTGCTAGGGACTTGTCCCCCCTCTAAATTTCGAGACGTATTTAAAGGTTTTGAAACATCTTGACTGTGAAATAGAGATAAGAACTGGAGTAGACACAAACAGTGTAGGCGTCACTCCCATTTTTTGCAACTCCCACCCTCCTGCAAAAATAGCACAGTCAGCAGCATGCCACCCTGCAATCCACGCGGACACGGCAGTGGTGGGACAGGGTGCCTGGACGTCCGCAGACCGAAATGTAcccatgcaggagcagagcaggaacacGGGGCATTTGCAGAGATGCTGAACACTTCGTGCTCCCTTAAAATCAATGGGAGATAGAGAGGATCTgccttaaaacaaacacagattaattaattttaaaagttgtagAAATGTATAAGTAGTAGTATCCAAAGTGTGGCAAAAATACCGTGCACTGAGCTAGAGCACTTCCCATCAAGAAAGAGCAGAGGTATTTCTGCATTGActcagtttctctttctgaacTGCATCTCACATGACGCACCTCGCCTCCAAACCACACCTACCCTATAATTCATAAGTGCCCTTAATTCTTTTGCAAGCTGTTtgtaaatctgaatttaaaaaaataaataaataaaaagaaaacaaacaacgTTAATGAAGCACGGAGTGATTGCAGAAATCAGATAAACTGTGGCCCTGCTGCCGCCTGCCAACTGAGAATGTTGTGCAAGGCTGGGAGAGCATCGCCCAGcgtgggctggggggagctgggttTGGGGAGAGTCTTACAGACGGGGAAGGGACTCACAGACGCTGGTGGCAGCTTTCAACAGGGGCAAACATTgagtccctgcagcagcaccctgtgAGTATCCGTTGAAGCCTTTCCTTGGGTTCGGGGCGGTAATGCGTGAATTTCCCAATGTCTTGGTGTCAGCAGTGAAATTCCTGCTGTATATTGCGCACCTGCTATTCAAAATGTGCCCCACATTTCCCCTCcgtctccatttttttccttttttttcccctccaaaatggagaggaaaatcTCTAAACATGCAGCAGACTTTCTTCTAAGCTAAAGCAGGGGCAGACTTCTTGATTACTAAAGCAGGGGCAGCGCTAAGAACCAAGTTTTTCAGCTCCTTTTTAGCCTGGGAGACACCCTGGACAGGgattgttgccttttttttttttttttaatttcttctccagTTAGCGCAAATACTATCTGAGCACCAGCACTGAAGAGGTTTCAGAGGTACTGAGGCAATTCTGCAGACCCCAGGCCAGAGCATCTGCAGGCTGCATCAGCAGTGTCTTGCCCTGACTCAACTACcgtaaatgattttaaataattttatttgtttatgaCACAACTATTGTGAATCATGCTTGCTAGCTTGCTTGCCCTGTGCTTGAGCTCAGTTTAATGGGATGCAGGGCTGTCACCTGAAAATGAGAAGTGGGTTaagtcagtgaaaaaaatgtcaaaggaATGGGCTTTGGGTTTGGAGACGAAATAAAAAATGGGGAAAACGTGTGTTTTCTGCCAGTcatggctcttttttttttttttttttctgctgcaccATGAGTGTGGGACCCCCGAAGTAGTGGTAGCCCTACTTTTTGTTGTGGGATTTTGCTGTGATGGCACAAATGTGCCTCGATGCTGTTGCCTTCAGGGGAGACAGCAAGGACAGACGCCAACCCCTTCCGCCACTTACCCATGGCCACCGGTATGGATGGTGATGACACCGTCACCGCCGAGGTCTGCAATGAAGCTGACATTGGCGATGGAGAGTGAGTACCCTGGGGGGAAGCTGAGGCCCAGCCTGCCGCCATGAGCCACGCAGGCCGCAGGGCTGACATTGCCACCACAATGGCTGCCAAGCTGGAGGCAGCCATGTTGGTGGCCGCCATGTTAGTGGTTGAGGGAGCACCACGATGGCCATGAGGGGCTGAGCCCTGGCTCCCCACCATAGCACCCACctttctgcctctcctgcagGCTCTGTGAGGTGATGGTGGCTGGCCACCCGGTGCTGCTGGTGAGGAACAAGAAGGAGTTCAGCGCCCTCGGCAGTAGGTGCCCACACTATGGTGCTCCACTCAGCAAAGGTAACGTTTGTGCTGGGTGGTGGGGAGAAGCCATGCTGGGAAGGCTGGCTGTCACCAAACAGTTGTGGGGGCTTTTCTGTTGCAGGAGTCTTGAGGGGGCACAGGCTGCGCTGCCCCTGGCATGGAGCCTGCTTTAACATCAAAACAGGAGATATTGAGGAATACCCTTCTCTGGACTGTCTTCCCTGCTTTAAGGTGACGTGTCGTCCTCCCAGCTTGGCCTATGTCCTCTGTGCCACCCACAAGTTCCTGACACTGACCATGGCTCCATGGTCCCTATCACACAAAGATACACATAGGATGATTTCCTGGGATCATGTAACACTCTCCTAAAGCTCCTTTCAATCAAAGGTGATGCCATACAttcacagccagcacagctcttttttggaaaggaaaaaagggatttACACCTCTTCCTGAGTGCCcctgggaggaagagaaaaacttgTGAGCTCCTGCAGCATCAATGGGTGCTCACTTGACATTCAAGATCCCTATGGGTCACTCTTGGTGTGTCAGAGATGGTTGTCCTCCAACATTCAGCTCAATGGAGTAGGTCCATGAACTTCTGTGGATACTGATCCTCCTCCTTAGAGCTGGACTCCATTATCCAGATTTGGCCTACAGGTCCCCAACTTTGCATCCTAGACCCTTTCTCATTCAGGCCCCGGGCTGCAGGATAGCCCACTGTTAGCAGGATCCCCATTAACAGCAGCCCTAGGACCTGCCCAAGCTCTTAAGCCCTGCCCAAGCTCTTAAGCCCTGCCCAAGCTCTTAAGTCACCATGGGGCCAGAAAGCATGGCGCAGCAAAGCCCACTCGATTAGAACCTCACAGGAAAGATCCTATCACCACCCCATGAGTGCAGTGCTTAAATACTCTTCTTTCACCCCTTCAGGTAAcagtggaagaaggaaaggtGTTTGTTACAGCAAAAAAGAAGGTACTGACCTTACCTGCTGCTGCTAAGCACAATCAGCACCGTGAGCTAGGTACAATTTCATTATCTCTCACTTTATTCTAGGATCTCGAAAGTGGCGTGAGGGTGAAGGACACAAGCAAACGGTGTCTTCTCAACCGGACCACAGCGCTGCTCCTTGGGGGAGGTAAGTGAAGTGGTCTGTACCATGCCCTCCCCACATATACTGTGAGCTGCCAGTCTTGTCTCTGGGGAGGAgctgccttctccctccttgTTCCATAGTGATGTGTAATAGGGCTGAGATGAGCATCTCTTGTAGGTGTGGCTGCCCTGGTCTGTGCAGAGACACTTCGCCAAGAGGGCTTTACTGGCAGGATCATCATGGCCACCAAAGAGAAACATGCTCCATATGACAAGTCCAGACTGATCAAGGTTTGTCTGCAAGAAGAGCAGGACCATGCCCGGGTACTATATGTGAATTAAGGGCATGGCCCACACTCATCACTGGACTGAGCAATCAAATGATCCAttctggcagggcagcaggactGCTGTGAGGCAAGGAAAAGGGCTATAATTTCCATCTAACGTTTcactttttcctcccagaaaCTCTTTGATCAGAGCCTACCACAGGCTAGTGGTTTTATCCCCTTTGGCTGAGTTCTTCCCACTAGAGGTCGAGTGGATATTTTTGAGGGAGTACAGGAAAATGACGGGGATGGGGCAATACTAGCAGCTGTGATTTACTAGTTCAGAATTTGCATCTTATGCAAACTTCGTTCCTAGTAAACACTGCAAGAGTACTGCTGGCTGTAAGAAGTGCTTTGTGtcatatttctgctttgtttccagGAAATGACCATGAAAGCTGAGGACCTCTACCTAAGGAAACCCGAATTCCTCAGTGCTCGTGACATAGAGCTCTGGACAGAGAAAgaggtgcaggagcagctgagatCAGTCCTCAGTGGGTGGCTCTGTTCCTGCCATGGGGAGGGGAAGCCCACGCTTCCAGGCATAGTGCTACATTTCCAGAATGTGGGGCTCTGCTTAGGTACACGTTATCTTCTGGGATGGTGCTCCAAGGCCAGTGCTAGGGACTGTGTGCATGCTGGAATGCTGTCACAGAGATAAGGGGCTCCTAAAGCCTAACACCTGTGGGAACTGAAAAACTTCTACGGCTCCCCAGCATTCCTCATTACCTGGGTGTCTAGAAATAGGACAGGCAGTCAGAAGGGACCGATATGGCAGGACACCAGAGGGCCAGAGGTGCCTCCCTGATCTTTGCATGCTTTTGTCTGCAGGCAGTGTTGGTGGATTTCCAGAAGCAGAAGGTCCACTTTAAGGATGGATCCTCTCAGAAGTACAATCAGCTGCTCATTGCAACAGGCAGCCAGTGAGTATATAAAGCATTTGCCGCATGCACAATTTTTGCCAGAAGACGGGTCAACGCTGGGAGCTTGGAGCTCTTCTAGAGACGTGGAAGGGAGTGGTTATGAGATGACATAGGACAAGATGGGATCAGATGGCCAAGAGACTGCATGAGTTTGTGTGCTCCCTCCTTAGCCTTCCAGCTTCATTTATGATCATGAGACATACctggattttctctctctcagctcCAGCTTCCTCAAAGTCCCAGGTGCAGACCTGCAGAACGTATGTCATCTCCAAACCCCAGAAGACTCTAGCAAGATCTTagagctggcagctgggaggAATGTGGTGGTCGTAGGAGCTTCATTCATAGGTAAAAGGCTGGAGTGACAATCAGGTCATGGAAGATTGGGCCTTGAAacccactgctgctgtgtgtgcagaTTGCCTAGGGCCCTCAGGGAAGGGACAGCCATTCACTGCCTGCCTTGTCACCAGAGTCCTATAGCTGGGAGTGTGTGAATTACACAACACAACAACTCTTTCCTCTGATAGCCAGAAACTTTGAGCTATCCAGGTCCAGGAAATGTATACAGAGGGAGATGTGCCCTGTGAAAAGGTCACTGTCCTTCCGAGGAGCAGGACTTCCCCAAAGCATTGGGAAAGTGAGGGGGTAAGGCACAGAAAATGAGCTATTTGGTAAAGAACCAGGAGCTGTTCTTTGTATTTCCTAATATCTGGGTCCATAGTGCAAGAGAACAAAGAATAtgggaggtggggagggtgGGGTGTTAAATACATCAGCccagaaatgcagagaagagcagttAAACATTGGCAATACATCAGATTTGTTCTCTTcatctggaagaggaaaagatttcCAAGGAGGAGAGTGCAGGTTCCTGCTTGCAGCAGACTTACCTTGGACATGCCCTTCACTTGCAGGAATGGAGGCAGCTGCCTTCCTCTCAGacaaggctgctgctgtctcagTGGTGGAAAAAGACGAGTTCCCTTTCCAGAAAACGCTGGGTCCTCAGGTCGGAGGCGTTTGCATGAAGGTTAGGAAAATGTGGTGCTGATTTCTAGGATGGAGAACATGTGCTATCTAAATAGCCTTGTTATCCACGACAAGCTGGGAAATCCAGCCATTGCTCTGAGTCACAGCCCTGCGTGCCTAGCCGCCCTTCTGACAGCTCACTGAGGGAGCTGTGCACACACGGCTGGCCCCAGCCTCTCACACACACCTCACATTTCCCAGCTTGACTCCATCCCCAAGCCCCATCTCACGCCAGGCCTACCTCACGCACTGGTCCTGactgggagagcagagcaaagccagGCTTCCAGCACGCCTTGTGCCAGCTGGGGAAGCAAATGAAACCTCTCtgctgcctggagcagcagctaAGCCGCTTGCCTGCCTGGGTTTTggctggatgctgctgcttttaccAGCCTGGAATTTCCTAGTGAATACTCAAACtagcttcctttttcttttcagatgctGCAGAATAAAGGGGTGAAGTTTTACACGAAAACAGAACTCTGTGAGCTGAAAGGGAAGGATGGAAAGGTCAGCCATGCTGCTGTGATCCCTGAACTGCTAATTTTAGCCTCCCCCCATCAACAGAGGTGTATCCCAGTGCCTATGTCTAGGCTTTCTCATCCCATGCCTAGACCCTCgtgtttcttttcattaagCACAAGCCTAGGCTCAAAGGGTACCAGTATGCCATCAGGGGCAACAACTTGATTTTCTGTTACATTCCTGGCAACACACATTAGCTGGACAAGGTGATCTGAACCCGTGAACGAAGAAAGAGAGCACAGAatgaggcagcagggaggctgtgggaaTTAGGACAGATTTTAACACTTTGTTAATGATTTTTGCTTCTCTCCTAGGTCACAGAGGCCATTATTGCCAGCGGAGAAAAACTACCTGCAGatgtggtggtgctggggataGGTAAGCGACcccagctgggagagggaggcagGTTTGGAAATGGGGAGAACAGCCAGCAAATCCCAGTTTAACCCTTCCCAGGATACCATTCCCTGCAGTCTTTTTCCCACTCTGCCATCATCCAATCCTTCCTTTTGGCCCCAAATCACCTGAAGAAAGTCAGCAGCCCATGAGTAATCACTCGGCAGGAGGAAAGGAGCTACTTGTGGTCTCGGCGTGACTTTGGCACGCTTGTTGAGCTCTGTAGGTCACTGCTGTGTTATCAGAGCGTGCTTTGTTCTGGGGCCTGGTTTTATTGTTGCTGGGTTAGGTCAGCACCAGCCCAACCGCTGGTCACTGCCGTGAGCGGCTCTGGTCTGAGCAGGCTGAACAGGCACCAAAGGTACATGCTCGCTGTAGGGCCATGGCCAAGTTTCCTCCCTGCTTTTGCAGACCTTTGCTGCATTTGTCCTTGCTCCTTTCCCTGCAGGGGCGTTTCCCaactctgcatttctgaaggGCACCTCCATCGCCAGAGACAGCAGCGGTGCCATCCTGGTGGATCTGGTAAGTGCCAGCTGAGTATCTGTGGTCTGTGCTGAATCCCTTCTCTCTCATCGTTGCACTAATTGTTTTTTGTCCCATTAGTACATGCAGACCAACATCCCCAATGTCTTTGCTGCGGGGGACGTGGTCTCCTTTCCTGTAGCGCTGCTCAACGGGGAGTGCTCCAGCATCCATCACCAACAGGTGGCCGAGGCCCACGGTGAGACAGTGCGGCACCTTGCTTTCCAGCTCCCTCACAAATGGGTACCGAGGAAATAGAATcagaaacattaaggttggaaaagatcttcaagatcatctggtccaaccattacCCAACACCAATGTcaccaccaaaccatgtccctaagcaccacgtccaacctttccttgaacacccccagggacggtgactccaccacctccctgggcaacccgtcccagtgcctgactgctctttctgagaagaaatgaggCAGAAGGGACAACAAGATAACAAGATGTAAGGGGCACTGCCTGCCAGCTACCCAGGCTCAACCTGGGCAGGAAGGGTTTGTGGCCCAGACAGAAGCCCAACTTAGCTAGGCAGCACTGCAGGTACACTAATCTGAGAGCAGGAGCCTGgcttttcagaaacagcttACACAAAGACAGTCCTGGggtgaaagaggagagaaataCCTCTTCAGGCACTTTCTGGCCCACTCTTTGGGGAGTCCAGACACAGACACGGTGCAGCTGCACATCAGCTCTTAGCAGGAATGATTGGAGGCCCCAGGAAGCCAGAGCAGAACATGGTGTTGAGATGAGCAGGCTTAAGATTCAGCAGCTTCTCAAAGCaccaacaaaaatgtttacCCTGCTGGTCCACCACAGGTTCCATTGCTGCCTTTAACATGCTGAAGAAACTGAAGGAGTTGCACACTGTCCCCTTCTTCTGGACCACAATGCTTGGGAAAAGCATCCACTACGCAGGTAGGACGGGGCAGAGATGCAAAGAGCTGAACCGCTTCCTAGCGGAGCTGCTCATCCACCAGCTGGGCCCAGGGCTTGTAAACACGCAGCCCTTATCCAGGCTGTGGGAAAGGGGCAGTTGTGGAGTTTACCTGAAACAGCTCAAGCTTTGGAGTAGTGGGGTTAGGAATCCTGTCTGAGCCCTGTGCCAGCAGGATACTCAGAGCTCTTGGGTTTTGCTGGTCTCCAGTGGCTTGGAGGTCACGAAGGAGGAAGATTTTTCCCTGTTCAAGTCAAGCAGGGTCTTGGGGTCATGACTCTGGGTCAGTTCTGCCTGACCAGAGCCTCCACGGCTGCTCCTGTGCTCCTACCTGCACTGGTGGTGGCACTGCGGTGGGGTGGGCGGCAGCTGCTGACCCAGGGCTCCCTGACCAGCTGCAGCGATCTCCTGCAGGCTGCGGGAAGGGATTCACAGACACCATTGTGAAGGGCAGCTTGGAGCAACAGAAGTTCCTGGTTTTTTACATCAGGTGAGTGAATCCACAGCCAGTCTGTGCCCCGACACGGCACCGCTCTGGAAACAGGGCACTGTCCTCTCCCTCACAGCCCGCAGAGCCTCCTGCAGCGGGGACATGGCTGCACATCACCCTCCCGTGGCTGCgcactgcaggcagctgccagcctgcGAACCAGCAGGGAGACGatttcagagcaaaacaagCAGGGCAGGCACGGAGAAGAGGCTGAGCTTCCAGCACCTTCCACGGGAGATCTGACAAAAGCCACGCTGCCCCATAACTGAAATGGGAGAAGCCAGCACTGGGATGGAGACACCATCCAGGCTGGGAGCCTGGGACACgttcccctctccctctgcccccagacttggtgcccagccccagcagcacccgggAGATCTGCCACAAGTCCTCGGGCACCCCGTGGCACCGGCCAcccttccctgagcctcctgaAGCACATCTGGCCTCAGGGTGGCAGGGGGATGCTGCCCCGCCGAGTTATTTGCGCTGAGATCCACgtccttctgctttctctttcagggATGGTTTCGTGactgcagctgccagcctgAACTGTGACCCCATGGTGTCTCTGATTGCAGAAGTTTTATACTTGGGGAAACGAATCTCTAAAGAAGAAGCAGAGTAAGTGGCACCCcgagcagcccagctctgcgCTGCCTTCCCCGTGCCAGCAGAGAGCCCCTCGAGACACAAAGCTGAGGGGAGTTACTGCCATTCCCAAACACGCCTCTCATTTGCAGGGCCTGTGATATCAACCAAATACCCTCGCTGACAGAAACCTGAGCTTCGTACGTGCACTGCCACAGGGGGCACGGCATCAACCAAGGGTTACGGCTCAACCTTCTCCCATCCTAGAGCaagagaaataaagtaaaacgGATCTGGTGCCCGCATTTTGTGTTTGCAGACAGCCCTTGGCTGCTCTTTGCATGCTGGGGCAAAACGGAGCCGcactttcctctctcttctagCTGGGGATCTGCCGGGCTGGCCGAGAGCAGGCTGCCCATGTCCTGGGATCAGAGCAAGCAGCAGAGACCACACGTTCACAGatccaccagctccagcagcccctcctgctcctccggctcgctgctggcagggagcttTCATTGAGCACACCGGTCATGCTGACCTTCTGCTTtgcaaaagcacattttccCAGCAAGGGGAGCTCTGACTGAGGCAAGCTGCTCCCACAGCTGGGAAGCGGAGAGTCAGCGCGCAGGAACTCACGCCAAATACCTTACCCCTAAGGACAGAGGGCTGCGAGCCGACCTTTGAGTGAGCAGCACCTGCTGGCATTGCTACAGAGGGCTTGAATATTGCATTAGCTGCCGCAACGAGCGCTTCCCACCCCcttgcagcagccagcccctggCAAACCCCAGCCCCGCGTGGCATCCCCACGCCCGCCGTGTCCGCGAACGCTGGAGGAGTTGGGCAGACGCTGCAGGAAACACACGGCCTCGGTGCCGGAGGAAAGAGTTGGTAGATTTTGCAAGGCACCAGCGAGCAAGCCTGTGCTTTCTACAGGAAGCACTGCACTTACTCACCGGTCACATGGCGCTTCGCAGGAGGAAGGGTAAGCCCTGAGAATCTAGCAAGTTCCCGCAGGGACACTTTGTCAGCCTGAAATCCCTCTGCTTTTACATTAAATGCGGGTTAACCGTAGCAGGGCCCAGCCCGTTTGCTTAGCAGGTGAGATGCTGTAACGCCATTTGTGTGTTAAATTGTGTTAAACACAAACCTGCACTCCGGCACCTCCTGACATAGAAAGCTGACCCGAAATACAGCGGTTTTACGTTCCTGACCTCAGGgggcttggtgctgctgctgctcagggcaaTTCTCTACCCTGAAACAGCCACAACTTCCCAGGGAAAGAGCCGGATTTCGGTAGAGCACATCAGTCCTTCAGGATGACAGGAGGAAGCAGCAAAGCCAAACACTCACCGTGTGCTGAGACACCCTGCTGCAACGCATGGGAGGGGGGCACAGC
This window contains:
- the LOC121057861 gene encoding apoptosis-inducing factor 3-like isoform X1 codes for the protein MATGMDGDDTVTAEVCNEADIGDGELCEVMVAGHPVLLVRNKKEFSALGSRCPHYGAPLSKGVLRGHRLRCPWHGACFNIKTGDIEEYPSLDCLPCFKVTVEEGKVFVTAKKKDLESGVRVKDTSKRCLLNRTTALLLGGGVAALVCAETLRQEGFTGRIIMATKEKHAPYDKSRLIKEMTMKAEDLYLRKPEFLSARDIELWTEKEAVLVDFQKQKVHFKDGSSQKYNQLLIATGSHSSFLKVPGADLQNVCHLQTPEDSSKILELAAGRNVVVVGASFIGMEAAAFLSDKAAAVSVVEKDEFPFQKTLGPQVGGVCMKMLQNKGVKFYTKTELCELKGKDGKVTEAIIASGEKLPADVVVLGIGAFPNSAFLKGTSIARDSSGAILVDLYMQTNIPNVFAAGDVVSFPVALLNGECSSIHHQQVAEAHGSIAAFNMLKKLKELHTVPFFWTTMLGKSIHYAGCGKGFTDTIVKGSLEQQKFLVFYISPQSLLQRGHGCTSPSRGCALQAAASLRTSRETISEQNKQGRHGEEAELPAPSTGDLTKATLPHN
- the LOC121057861 gene encoding apoptosis-inducing factor 3-like isoform X2 — translated: MATGMDGDDTVTAEVCNEADIGDGELCEVMVAGHPVLLVRNKKEFSALGSRCPHYGAPLSKGVLRGHRLRCPWHGACFNIKTGDIEEYPSLDCLPCFKVTVEEGKVFVTAKKKDLESGVRVKDTSKRCLLNRTTALLLGGGVAALVCAETLRQEGFTGRIIMATKEKHAPYDKSRLIKEMTMKAEDLYLRKPEFLSARDIELWTEKEAVLVDFQKQKVHFKDGSSQKYNQLLIATGSHSSFLKVPGADLQNVCHLQTPEDSSKILELAAGRNVVVVGASFIGMEAAAFLSDKAAAVSVVEKDEFPFQKTLGPQVGGVCMKMLQNKGVKFYTKTELCELKGKDGKVTEAIIASGEKLPADVVVLGIGAFPNSAFLKGTSIARDSSGAILVDLYMQTNIPNVFAAGDVVSFPVALLNGECSSIHHQQVAEAHGSIAAFNMLKKLKELHTVPFFWTTMLGKSIHYAGCGKGFTDTIVKGSLEQQKFLVFYIRDGFVTAAASLNCDPMVSLIAEVLYLGKRISKEEAEACDINQIPSLTET